The Thamnophis elegans isolate rThaEle1 chromosome Z, rThaEle1.pri, whole genome shotgun sequence genome contains a region encoding:
- the LOC116522730 gene encoding claudin-9-like, giving the protein MASAGLEIMAMGLCIFGWLGTILSCALPMWKVSAFIGSNIVVAQIIWEGLWMNCVVQSTGQMQCKIYDSLLALPQDIQAARALMVISVVLAILALLVSIVGAKCTNCVEEEGAKARIVITSGAFFIVSGLLTLIPVCWSANSIIRDFYNPIVAEPLKRELGAALYVGWAASALLLLGGSLLCCSCPPRDNRYPGRIAYSVPARSTAPPGSTIDKRDYV; this is encoded by the coding sequence ATGGCATCTGCAGGGCTAGAGATCATGGCAATGGGCCTCTGTATCTTTGGCTGGTTGGGGACCATCCTTTCATGTGCCTTGCCCATGTGGAAGGTTTCAGCATTCATCGGAAGCAACATTGTTGTGGCGCAGATAATCTGGGAGGGACTGTGGATGAATTGTGTTGTACAGAGTACTGGCCAGATGCAGTGTAAGATCTATGATTCGTTGCTAGCCCTGCCTCAAGATATTCAAGCTGCCCGGGCCCTCATGGTTATCTCTGTGGTGCTTGCTATCCTGGCATTGTTGGTGAGTATTGTTGGAGCCAAGTGTACCAACTGCGTGGAAGAAGAAGGTGCCAAGGCACGTATTGTCATTACCTCAGGTGCCTTCTTTATCGTCTCAGGACTTCTCACACTTATTCCTGTCTGCTGGtctgccaactccatcatccgTGACTTTTACAATCCAATTGTGGCTGAACCTCTCAAAAGGGAACTGGGGGCTGCTCTCTATGTTGGTTGGGCAGCTTCGGCCTTACTACTCCTTGGAGGATCACTCCTGTGCTGCTCCTGCCCACCACGGGACAACCGCTACCCAGGCCGTATTGCATACTCTGTTCCAGCCAGATCTACTGCTCCACCAGGCAGTACGATTGACAAGCGGGATTATGTATGA